Proteins encoded together in one Peribacillus asahii window:
- the nikB gene encoding nickel ABC transporter permease — protein sequence MGWFIVKRLTSLIPIVLGISFITFILIYLIPGDPAVAYLRMSNIPPTDEAVTALRVELGLNEPLYIQYLEWLGKVLQLDLGMSYVSKNAVWDEILLHLFPTIQLTGASLIFIVVISLPIGIISAIYKGKFVDQFSRIVAFVSVSMPSFWFGFLLIYLLSVKLDLFPVLGRGTLAHLVLPSLTLAFGYIGTYMRLLRASMLENLNEPFVMYARARGLRQRLIVSRHVLKKSLLPVITGLGMSLGNMLGGAVIVETIFAWPGMGQLFVTSILNQDYPMIQGCVLFMSVIFVVCNLLVDIMYSFLDPRIRWEGEK from the coding sequence ATGGGTTGGTTTATTGTTAAGCGTCTCACAAGTTTAATTCCAATAGTATTAGGAATCTCATTCATCACTTTTATCCTGATTTATTTAATTCCTGGAGATCCAGCAGTAGCCTACTTAAGGATGTCTAATATTCCACCTACGGATGAGGCCGTAACAGCCCTTCGAGTTGAGCTTGGATTAAATGAGCCATTATATATCCAGTATTTAGAATGGTTGGGGAAAGTGTTGCAATTGGATTTAGGAATGTCCTATGTATCCAAAAATGCTGTATGGGACGAGATATTGTTGCATTTATTTCCAACGATTCAATTAACAGGTGCTTCGCTTATCTTTATTGTTGTTATTAGTCTACCTATAGGAATAATTTCGGCTATTTACAAGGGGAAATTTGTTGATCAGTTTAGTAGAATAGTTGCCTTTGTAAGTGTCTCTATGCCTTCCTTTTGGTTTGGATTTCTTTTGATCTATTTATTATCTGTGAAATTAGATTTATTTCCTGTATTGGGGAGGGGAACTTTGGCTCATCTAGTGCTTCCCTCCTTAACGCTTGCTTTTGGTTATATAGGTACGTATATGCGATTGCTTCGGGCTAGTATGCTGGAAAACTTGAATGAGCCATTTGTTATGTATGCTAGAGCAAGAGGCTTGCGTCAAAGGTTAATCGTTAGCAGGCATGTTTTAAAAAAGTCCTTATTGCCTGTGATAACTGGACTTGGGATGAGTTTAGGGAACATGCTAGGCGGAGCGGTAATTGTTGAAACAATTTTTGCTTGGCCTGGCATGGGACAATTATTTGTCACATCTATTCTAAATCAAGATTATCCAATGATTCAGGGGTGTGTATTATTTATGAGCGTGATTTTTGTGGTCTGTAATCTTCTTGTGGATATTATGTATTCTTTCCTGGATCCCCGTATACGATGGGAAGGGGAGAAATAA
- the nikA gene encoding nickel ABC transporter substrate-binding protein produces the protein MLLKRSNLFRSFVGLLVMFTIFVAGCSNTTKDQENASDKEKTKVVTFSWPGDIGDLNPHTYFPNEFFSQAMVYEPLVYYGEGGEIQPWLAESWDISKDGKEYVFHLRKDVQFSDGSPFNAEIVKKNFDTVLDNRKQHEWVELINQIKSTEVVDEYTFKLTLNNSYYPTLQELTYVRPLRFVGEAAFPDSQNTFKDGLKSPIGTGPWVLTEYKKNEFAVFERNEQYWDTKPKVDKVVVKVITDGESRVLAFEKKELDFIFGNGVISQDSFQFLKNSGKYETKLSEPTATRTLLFNTNNEATKDRKVRLALNHAFNKQAVIDNIFYGMEEKADTLFPPVLDYTKINVDPYEYDAAKAEQLLDEAGWKKVEGKPFREKDGKELQLELLFNSTDNIQKSIAEFVQGDFRKLGIDIKLISQETNTFWTTAFEGKYDLLFTSTWAVPFDPHSYLAAITTDSENGSPDYTALLGLPKKKELDQKIKKVLLTTDEKERKMLYTDILTTLHEQAVYLPISYQSNVAVYHKNISGVDFLPQEVEVPLTSIDVK, from the coding sequence ATGCTTTTAAAAAGATCTAATTTATTTCGTTCATTTGTTGGACTACTAGTAATGTTCACAATCTTTGTTGCTGGTTGCAGCAACACAACAAAAGATCAAGAAAATGCGTCAGATAAAGAAAAAACAAAAGTTGTTACTTTTTCTTGGCCGGGAGATATTGGTGACTTAAATCCACATACTTATTTTCCAAATGAATTTTTTTCCCAGGCTATGGTATACGAACCTCTTGTTTATTACGGTGAAGGTGGAGAAATTCAGCCTTGGTTAGCAGAGAGCTGGGATATATCGAAAGATGGAAAAGAATATGTATTCCATTTGAGAAAAGATGTTCAATTTTCTGATGGTTCGCCATTTAATGCTGAAATCGTTAAGAAAAACTTTGATACGGTTTTAGATAATCGTAAACAACATGAATGGGTGGAATTAATTAATCAAATTAAAAGTACAGAAGTAGTCGATGAATATACATTTAAACTTACTTTAAATAACTCGTATTATCCGACTCTTCAAGAACTAACTTATGTCAGACCTTTGAGATTTGTGGGCGAAGCTGCTTTTCCTGACAGTCAAAATACATTTAAGGACGGACTCAAGTCGCCGATTGGTACTGGTCCATGGGTATTGACCGAATATAAGAAAAATGAGTTTGCTGTATTCGAAAGAAACGAACAGTATTGGGATACTAAACCTAAAGTAGATAAGGTAGTTGTTAAAGTTATTACGGACGGCGAGTCTAGAGTATTAGCTTTTGAGAAAAAGGAACTTGATTTTATTTTTGGTAACGGCGTCATCAGCCAAGATTCATTCCAATTCTTGAAGAATTCTGGAAAATATGAAACCAAATTGTCAGAACCTACAGCTACAAGAACGCTGCTTTTTAACACAAATAACGAAGCTACTAAAGATCGTAAAGTTCGGTTAGCTCTCAACCATGCTTTTAATAAACAGGCTGTTATCGATAATATTTTTTATGGTATGGAAGAAAAGGCTGATACTTTATTTCCACCTGTTTTGGATTACACAAAGATTAATGTAGATCCTTATGAATATGATGCCGCAAAAGCAGAACAGTTATTGGATGAGGCTGGATGGAAAAAGGTAGAAGGGAAACCATTTAGAGAAAAAGACGGAAAAGAGTTGCAACTGGAACTTCTATTTAATAGTACAGACAACATTCAAAAGTCAATCGCAGAATTTGTTCAAGGTGATTTTAGAAAACTAGGGATAGATATTAAATTGATTAGTCAGGAAACAAATACTTTTTGGACAACCGCATTTGAAGGTAAGTATGATTTATTATTTACATCAACATGGGCTGTACCGTTTGACCCGCATTCTTATTTAGCTGCTATTACGACAGATTCGGAAAATGGAAGTCCAGATTACACTGCTTTACTAGGGTTACCTAAAAAGAAGGAACTAGATCAAAAAATTAAGAAAGTATTATTAACTACAGACGAAAAAGAGAGAAAAATGTTATATACAGATATTTTAACGACCTTGCATGAACAAGCTGTTTACTTACCAATATCTTATCAGTCTAATGTAGCCGTGTATCATAAAAATATTAGCGGGGTAGATTTTTTACCTCAAGAAGTTGAGGTGCCTTTAACTTCAATTGATGTTAAATAA
- a CDS encoding MFS transporter — protein sequence MIQLYLLSMLFFTANSVLTVIFPLQAEHYGFKTSEIGIMMGLYMFVCMFLRPFAGQMIAKYGVKKVMWTLLIVHALALVLYVWLEVDSLYAVRSLQGVVTAFFSMSMQIGITDILRDKDRGQGMAMYSLSTVLPGLYGPALALYLWSDMQAIYVLVIILALLPLLLQFRTPFEETKIEFKPFSLKLVKESFFSAPNKLLSQKWLITSRLCRMVIL from the coding sequence ATGATCCAGCTCTATTTGCTATCGATGCTATTCTTTACAGCTAATTCCGTATTGACTGTAATTTTCCCTCTACAGGCAGAGCATTATGGCTTTAAAACCTCTGAGATTGGAATCATGATGGGGCTCTACATGTTTGTTTGTATGTTCTTACGCCCATTTGCTGGACAAATGATTGCTAAATATGGTGTTAAAAAAGTGATGTGGACGTTACTCATTGTTCATGCACTAGCACTAGTATTGTATGTCTGGTTAGAAGTGGATAGCTTGTATGCTGTTCGATCACTCCAAGGTGTGGTCACAGCCTTCTTCTCTATGTCGATGCAAATCGGGATTACAGATATTTTACGAGATAAGGATCGTGGACAAGGGATGGCCATGTATTCACTTTCTACGGTGCTACCAGGATTGTACGGACCTGCACTAGCCCTGTATTTATGGTCGGATATGCAAGCCATTTATGTATTGGTCATCATTCTTGCGCTGCTACCACTACTTCTACAATTTAGAACACCATTTGAAGAAACGAAAATAGAGTTCAAGCCCTTTTCTCTTAAACTCGTAAAAGAAAGTTTTTTTAGCGCTCCAAATAAACTGTTATCTCAGAAATGGCTGATTACGTCGCGGTTATGCAGAATGGTCATCTTGTAG
- the nikE gene encoding nickel import ATP-binding protein NikE, translating to MSLLDVKQISHTYKTNSMFKPHHKRTVLNDISFSIDEGSCFAMLGSSGAGKSTIGKIMLGIEKTTQGSVQFMGHDLYTIDKKLKHQLRRDLQVVFQDSYSSVNPRMTAEQIIAEPLRNYEKLSATEQKRSIIELLEHVGLNKRDLIKYPHEFSGGQLQRINIARALSLKPKLIVLDEPVSSLDMVNQTLILELLNNLKKELGLTYFFITHDIKAAHMLADQLGILEKGQLVEVFNNPSEFFTSVHPVVHQLRSAILAEHPSSRTIRSNKRP from the coding sequence ATGAGTCTTCTTGACGTAAAACAAATTTCTCACACTTATAAGACGAATTCAATGTTTAAGCCCCATCATAAACGTACTGTATTAAACGATATTTCATTCTCAATTGACGAAGGCAGTTGCTTTGCAATGCTTGGTTCAAGCGGCGCTGGGAAAAGTACGATTGGGAAAATTATGCTTGGTATAGAAAAAACAACACAAGGATCTGTACAATTTATGGGACATGACCTTTATACAATTGATAAAAAATTAAAGCACCAGTTACGCCGTGATTTGCAGGTTGTGTTTCAAGATTCGTATTCATCAGTGAATCCGCGCATGACAGCCGAACAGATTATTGCCGAGCCACTCAGAAATTATGAGAAGCTTTCTGCTACGGAACAAAAACGCTCAATTATAGAACTACTTGAACACGTTGGTCTAAACAAAAGGGATTTAATAAAATACCCACATGAATTCAGCGGCGGTCAGCTCCAGCGAATTAACATTGCACGTGCGCTGTCTCTAAAGCCGAAGTTAATCGTATTAGATGAGCCAGTGAGCAGCCTGGATATGGTCAATCAAACGCTCATTTTAGAGCTTTTAAATAACCTAAAAAAGGAACTCGGTTTGACCTATTTCTTTATTACACATGATATTAAAGCCGCGCATATGCTAGCGGATCAGCTCGGTATTTTAGAAAAAGGACAACTTGTGGAAGTCTTTAATAATCCTAGTGAGTTTTTTACTTCTGTTCACCCCGTTGTTCATCAATTACGCAGTGCCATATTAGCCGAGCATCCAAGTAGTCGCACAATCCGTAGCAACAAACGTCCATAA
- a CDS encoding tyrosine-type recombinase/integrase, which yields MHNHSLILLEAGAAIKEVQDRLGQTDVQTTMNIYAHVTKKAKAKAMQKFEKYLNI from the coding sequence ATGCATAATCACTCCTTAATATTGTTGGAAGCTGGTGCAGCCATTAAAGAAGTACAGGATCGATTAGGGCAGACTGATGTACAAACCACAATGAATATCTATGCACACGTTACAAAAAAAGCAAAAGCAAAGGCTATGCAAAAATTTGAAAAGTACCTCAATATTTGA